The following DNA comes from Kitasatospora sp. NBC_01287.
TTCCGTTCGTTGCTGGCCTGCGCCTCGCAGGCCTCACTCACGTCACGGACCGGCGCGGTGACGAGCGGGTGGTGTGGTTGTACGGGCTCGCGGACAAGTCGTGGGCCGCCGTCGTGTTCCAGGACGAGGTGGAGCGGTCCACGGTGTGGCAGTCCGGACCGCGGCGGCTCTGGGACGAGATGGAGGCAGCCCACGACTGGTGGCAGGCCGCTGGCCGGCCGGGCATCGACCGGTTCGGCCTGACCGTCGATCGCGACGGCCAGCATCCATGGCTGAACAGTCCCGACAACCGAGTGGAGCCCTGATGCCGGCAGAGGACGAGTGGACCAGCCCCGAGTACGCGGAGCTGGTCGCGCGGTACCGCAAGGCACAGCAGGAGGCCAAGGAGCGCGGCGAGGATCCACGCCTGAGCTGGTTCCTGCGAGCCCCCGCCGAGTAGGCCCGGCCAACGACGATGGCGCCCGCCGCATTTCGCGGCGGGCGCCTATGCACGCCTACTTCAGTCGACTGCCAGCTGGCCAGCATCTGCGACCGTGCCCCTCAAGTACACGGCGCTCACAGAGATCCCACATCAGGGCGGACATGGTCGCCGGTGACGTCTGGTACTTGGCTGCCAGGATGGTTGGGAATGGAAGCATGCGACCACGGGGGAACGCGCCGCTGTCGATGTCGGCGCGGAACAGCTTTGCGATCTTGGCCTTCCGTGGATCTTCATAGCGATCGCCGTCGACCCTGTGAGCGCGGCTTAGGTGCGAGGCGTCGAAACGTGGCTTCTCATGCTCGACGGCCGCCTTCTCGGCAGCTCCGGCCAGCGACCTGTCTTCGTACCACTCGTAGGTCTTGCGCGCGACGAGATGCCACCAGGGCTGGTAGTAGCGGTGCGTTGACCAGCGTGTTCGTAAGTCGTGAGTGATGCCGACGTACAGCAGGGCGTCGTCCGCGTCGTAGAACCGGTAGAGCGCGGTGGGTCGATCGGGGAGATCTTTCTTCACGGGGTCCTCCGGTCCTGGTGCCGTCATGTCGAGCCAGTGTGGCCCATTCCTCCAGAACATTGCAACTTATCAAGAAACCTTGTACGGTCAGGTTGTCCCTAGAAACGGGAACGGCCCCGCAGAAGCGGGGCCGATGACTCGTCATGAGTGCCAGCTGGCCTGGTAACCGAGGCACTCACAGCAGAGATGAGCCCATCATGACAGCTCTGGCTGCCCGAAGCACCACCACCCCCGCCGGTTCGTGCCCGCATCTCAACACCCAGTGCGTTGAACAGGGCCCCCATGACGAGCACTGGGGACCCGACAACGAGGTCGCCGCGATCCGCCCGGACGAAGCCATCCAGTCGCTGGCGTCCGCCCGCCTGTACTCCTACGCGGGCACCGACTTCGCCGCACCCCGCCTCTCGGTCGGCATCTCCGGCTTCGACGGCGACCTCACGTTGGCCGAGGTTGACCAGCTCGCCGCGGGCCTGCGCGACTTCGCGAACCGCCTACAGATCCAGGCCGCGCACCTCGCCGCCGCCCAGCGCCTCCACGAGGTGAACCGGTGAACACGACCGCCCCGCGCCCCACCGAGAACGCTGCGATCGGCCTCGCCATGCGCGCCAAGCCGCCGCGCCTCAACCTCTCCCAGCTCCTCCTCGACCGCGCCGCCGCCCGCCACCGCCTCGACCGCTACGGCGACTGGCTGCTCGGCCTGCGCATCCAGCGAACCCTCGCCGGCACCAGCGGGCTGGGGGAGTGATGGTCGTCAACAGCTACCCCGGCAACAACCCCGACGCGCCCGCCAACGCCACCAGCGAGGCCCGCGAGTACACCCAGGGCGGTGTCCCCGCGCACGTCGAGTACCGGTCGCTGGGCGACGCGTTCGACGTCGTCACCGACCCGCCCGGCCAGCAGCACGCCCGCAACGTGCTCGGCAACATCCTCGGCCGATAGGCCCCCGGGCCGCCTGCGCTTCGCGGGCGGCCCGCACACACCACCCCTGCGCCCAGCTGGAGCCGACGTGTACCCCAACACCCCTGACATGCCGCCCACGGCGGTGAGTTGATGGGGATCAAGCTGGTCGAAGAGGTCATGGACTGGTGCCCGGACGACGTGACGCCAGCCCAACGCTGGTGCCTGACCGTGCTCGCCAGGGACGCCAACGATGCCACCCGGGAGACCTGGCACGGGCCCGAGCATCCGGAGATCCTGCGCCGGATCCGGATGACGGCGAAGAAGTGGGAGGCGATGCGGTCGATCCTGCTGAAGCGCGGTCTGATCGAACCGGTGTCCGGCGGATTCCGCGGTCAAGCGGTTCGGTATCGCATCGCATCGCTGTTTGCGCCGTGCGTCATCCAGGACTGGCGAAAGACCCCCCTGCAGAGGGGGGCTTTCGGTGGGTACGTCGTCAAGGGAGAACGGAAAGACCCCCCAGGAGCGGGGGTCAATCAAGAGGAAAGACCCCCCAAGAACGGGGGGCAATCGGCGGAAAGACCCCCCTACAGAGGGGGTCCTACTCCTCTATCTCCTCCTCTTCAATCTCTCTCCTCCCCGTCCGACCCGTCTGAACCCGACCCCCAGCAGCCTCCCGCCGCACCCAGCGACGAGAGAGAGACAATCGCTGCGCGACCACAAGCAACCCCGACGACTGCTGCCCACCGTGCCGTCCGTGCGGCCGGCGTTGTTCCAGAAGCCGACGAGCCGGCGTTCATCGACTGGCTCACCCGCACCCACAACCCCCGCGGTCCCGGCTGGTGGCGGACCGTCAGTGCCGCCGGAGACCTCTCCGACCTCGCCGCCGTGTGGCGGGCCGAGCAGACCGGAGCCGCTGCCCAGCCCGCCGGGCTCGCACTGCTGGAACCCTGCACCCGCTGCGAGGACGCCAACCCGGCCGCCCGCTTCAATCCCCGGCTCCGCAAGAGCCCGGCCGGCGGCCTCTGCCCGGACTGCCATCCCGACGCCGCGCCCATCGCGGCCTGACCAAGGACTTAGCCAGTGACCCTGTTCGACACCGAACCCGCCGACGCCGTCGCCCAGTCCATCGAACGCGTTTCCCCGCAGAACATCCCCGCCGAGCAGGCCGTCATCGGCGCCATGCTCCTCTCCAAGGACGCCATCACCGAAGTCGTCGACATCCTCACCGCCGAGGACTACTACCGCGGCGCCCACCAGCTGCTGCACCGCACCATCGTCGGCCTGTACCAGCGCGGTGAGCCCGCCGACCCGTTCACCGTCCAGAACGCCCTCGACGCGAACGACCTGGTCCGAGTCGGCGGCGTCAACTACCTGTTCACCTGCAGCAACTCGGCGCCGACCGCGGCAAGCGCCGGCTACTACGCCGACATCGTCAAGGCACAGGCCACCCTGCGCGCCATCGTCGACACCGGCACGAGCCTCGTGCAAGCCGGCTACGCCTCAGCAGGCGGCGATGCGGAAGAGGTCCTCGACCATGCCGCGGGCCTGCTGCAGAAGCTCACCGCGACGTCCAGCACGACCGCGGTCAGCCGCGAGAAGCCCCTGCACGAGGTTTTGGACAACACCATGGCCATGTACTTCAACCCCGGAGACGGATCACTGCCGATCCCGTACGCGGACCTGGCCGAACTGGCGCCGGTCGAGAAGACCGACCTGGTCGTCGTCGCGGCCTCCCCGGGCATGGGCAAGACCACAGTGATGACCGACTGGGCGCGGTGTGTGTCGATCGCCAACGACGGCCGGACCCTGGTTGGCAGCATGGAGATGCCGCACACCCAGATCGGGCAGCGGATCATCTGCGCCGAGGCCAAGGTCAACCTGAAGCGCTTCCGGGCCCGCTGCTTGGACGACGACGAGATGCACCGGGTCGCCATGGCGATCCAGCGGATCCACGCCAAGCAGCTGCGGATCGACGACTCGCCACGGGTGCCGGTGTCACGGATGAAGACCAGGCTGCGGCAGATGCAGGCGGTTGGCGAACTGCCGGACCTGTACGTCGTCGACTACCTGCAGATCGCGAAGGCCGAGGCCGAGGCTGGGGCGAACCGCACGACACAGGTCGACTCCATCGCGGTCGGGTTGAAGGAGCTGGCGCAGGAGTTCGAGATCGTGGTTGTTGCCGCGGCGCAGCTGAACCGGCAGGTGTCGCAGCGTCCGGACAAGGTCCCGATGATGTCTGACCTGCGCGAAAGCGGCGGGATCGAGCAAAACGCCAACGTAGTGATCTTGCTGCATCGGGAGGACTACTACGAGAAGACCTCCCCGCGAGCCGGTGAACTCGACCTGATTGTCGCGAAGAACCGCATGGGCACAACGGGGACCGCCACAGTGGCCTTCA
Coding sequences within:
- a CDS encoding replicative DNA helicase, translated to MTLFDTEPADAVAQSIERVSPQNIPAEQAVIGAMLLSKDAITEVVDILTAEDYYRGAHQLLHRTIVGLYQRGEPADPFTVQNALDANDLVRVGGVNYLFTCSNSAPTAASAGYYADIVKAQATLRAIVDTGTSLVQAGYASAGGDAEEVLDHAAGLLQKLTATSSTTAVSREKPLHEVLDNTMAMYFNPGDGSLPIPYADLAELAPVEKTDLVVVAASPGMGKTTVMTDWARCVSIANDGRTLVGSMEMPHTQIGQRIICAEAKVNLKRFRARCLDDDEMHRVAMAIQRIHAKQLRIDDSPRVPVSRMKTRLRQMQAVGELPDLYVVDYLQIAKAEAEAGANRTTQVDSIAVGLKELAQEFEIVVVAAAQLNRQVSQRPDKVPMMSDLRESGGIEQNANVVILLHREDYYEKTSPRAGELDLIVAKNRMGTTGTATVAFKGHLAHACDLPHDS
- a CDS encoding GIY-YIG nuclease family protein — encoded protein: MKKDLPDRPTALYRFYDADDALLYVGITHDLRTRWSTHRYYQPWWHLVARKTYEWYEDRSLAGAAEKAAVEHEKPRFDASHLSRAHRVDGDRYEDPRKAKIAKLFRADIDSGAFPRGRMLPFPTILAAKYQTSPATMSALMWDLCERRVLEGHGRRCWPAGSRLK